A window of Clavibacter michiganensis contains these coding sequences:
- a CDS encoding MMPL family transporter, translating to MATLLYRLGRISFLHPWRVVAAWILVLGILLGGGLALGGKTQESFSIPGTESQEAIDRLAAVFPQAAGASAQIVTEAPAGEKVTDDGPKAAIEATATAAGEVQGVATALSPFSEYATDAVSDDGTVAITTVQFSGQSDQVTTATLDALKESAQAAEDAGLTVSFGGQVFQDVHYGVTVTEAFGVLFAGLVLVLTFGSMLAAGLPLIGALVGVAASAGALMAASRFVTVSSASPLLAVMIGLAVGIDYALFILMRHRTQLANGMPVERSAATAVATAGSAVIFAGVTVIIALLGLLVVQIPFLTVMGLGAAFAVLLAMGVATTLLPAMLGFAGERLRPKEGSRAARRAKAQAEGTQRTLGARWVKIVTKVPIIPVVIVVGIAGLLAVPASQLQLGLPSGATEPAGSTSRVAYDTVSDAFGPGHNGPLVVLVDITQTTDPIGVLGKIGDEIRGLDDVAFVGTGTPNPSVDTAIIQVVPDSPPESAETTALMQSIRDLAPGLHDRYDTRVSVTGTTAVQNDISQRLDQALVPFGIVVVGLSILLLMIVFRSIFVPVKAAIGFLLSVVVSFGTVVLIFQQGLFADALGVTPGPILSFMPILLMAILFGLAMDYEVFLVSGMREDFVHHGDAKRAIVTGFSGAARVVTAAALIMFFVFAAFVPEGAGVIKTIALGLAVGIFFDAFLVRMTLVPAAMALLGKRAWWIPRWLDRILPDVDIEGEGLREHQDDVDWAHASGAAVAAERLVVGVPGRRLQPVDLSAPAGSLVLVEGAVADRRLLGATLGARLAPLSGRAHVAGHPLASEAGRVLTSVAMADLGRVDRVDSGVTVGDLLAERIDLSEPMGRRPGARARQAEWLGRIDQAADAAGARRIGADDPVGSLLPLERAIALTAVAAAGRAPVLVLDVVDPFPDAAAERAFLAALPALVHESTTVLLGAPWFPDEHGIPGRPTLRLRLSADDAPAPAPDAVERPDIDQPVTTGKETRR from the coding sequence ATGGCCACGCTTCTGTACCGGCTCGGCCGGATCTCGTTCCTCCACCCGTGGCGCGTCGTCGCCGCGTGGATCCTCGTCCTCGGCATCCTGCTGGGCGGCGGCCTCGCGCTCGGCGGCAAGACCCAGGAGTCGTTCTCGATCCCGGGCACCGAGTCGCAGGAGGCCATCGACCGGCTCGCCGCCGTGTTCCCGCAGGCCGCGGGCGCGAGCGCGCAGATCGTGACCGAGGCACCGGCCGGCGAGAAGGTCACCGACGACGGCCCGAAGGCCGCCATCGAGGCCACCGCGACGGCGGCGGGCGAGGTGCAGGGCGTCGCGACGGCGCTGTCCCCGTTCTCCGAGTACGCGACCGACGCGGTCTCCGACGACGGCACCGTGGCGATCACGACCGTGCAGTTCTCCGGCCAGAGCGACCAGGTGACGACCGCGACGCTCGACGCGCTGAAGGAGTCGGCGCAGGCGGCGGAGGACGCGGGGCTGACGGTCTCGTTCGGCGGCCAGGTGTTCCAGGACGTGCACTACGGCGTCACCGTGACCGAGGCGTTCGGCGTGCTGTTCGCGGGACTCGTGCTCGTGCTCACGTTCGGGTCGATGCTCGCGGCCGGCCTGCCGCTCATCGGCGCGCTCGTCGGCGTCGCGGCCTCGGCGGGCGCGCTCATGGCCGCCTCGAGGTTCGTCACGGTGTCGAGCGCGTCGCCGCTGCTCGCCGTGATGATCGGCCTCGCGGTCGGCATCGACTACGCCCTCTTCATCCTGATGCGGCACCGCACGCAGCTCGCGAACGGCATGCCCGTCGAGCGCTCGGCGGCGACCGCGGTGGCCACCGCCGGCAGCGCCGTGATCTTCGCGGGTGTGACGGTGATCATCGCGCTGCTCGGGCTGCTCGTGGTGCAGATCCCGTTCCTCACGGTGATGGGCCTCGGCGCGGCGTTCGCGGTGCTGCTCGCGATGGGCGTCGCGACGACGCTGCTGCCCGCGATGCTCGGCTTCGCGGGGGAGCGGCTCCGGCCGAAGGAGGGCTCGCGGGCCGCCCGCCGCGCGAAGGCCCAGGCCGAGGGGACGCAGCGCACGCTCGGCGCTCGCTGGGTCAAGATCGTCACGAAGGTGCCGATCATCCCCGTCGTGATCGTCGTCGGCATCGCCGGTCTCCTCGCCGTGCCCGCGTCGCAGCTGCAGCTGGGGCTGCCGAGCGGGGCGACCGAGCCCGCCGGATCGACCAGCCGCGTCGCGTACGACACCGTCTCGGACGCGTTCGGCCCCGGCCACAACGGCCCGCTCGTCGTGCTGGTCGACATCACGCAGACCACCGACCCGATCGGGGTGCTCGGGAAGATCGGCGACGAGATCCGCGGGCTCGACGACGTGGCCTTCGTCGGCACCGGCACGCCGAACCCGTCGGTGGACACCGCGATCATCCAGGTCGTGCCGGACAGCCCGCCCGAGTCGGCGGAGACCACGGCCCTCATGCAGTCGATCCGCGACCTCGCGCCCGGCCTGCACGACCGCTACGACACGCGCGTCTCCGTCACGGGCACCACGGCCGTGCAGAACGACATCTCGCAGCGGCTCGACCAGGCGCTCGTGCCGTTCGGCATCGTGGTGGTGGGGCTGTCGATCCTCCTGCTGATGATCGTGTTCCGCTCGATCTTCGTGCCCGTGAAGGCCGCGATCGGCTTCCTGCTGAGCGTCGTCGTGTCGTTCGGCACCGTCGTGCTGATCTTCCAGCAGGGCCTCTTCGCGGACGCGCTCGGCGTGACGCCCGGCCCGATCCTCAGCTTCATGCCGATCCTGCTCATGGCGATCCTGTTCGGCCTCGCCATGGACTACGAGGTGTTCCTCGTCTCCGGCATGCGCGAGGACTTCGTGCACCACGGGGACGCCAAGCGCGCGATCGTCACGGGCTTCTCGGGCGCCGCGCGGGTCGTCACGGCAGCCGCGCTCATCATGTTCTTCGTCTTCGCGGCGTTCGTGCCGGAGGGCGCGGGCGTCATCAAGACCATCGCGCTCGGCCTCGCGGTCGGCATCTTCTTCGACGCGTTCCTCGTGCGCATGACCCTGGTGCCCGCCGCCATGGCGCTGCTCGGGAAGCGGGCGTGGTGGATCCCGCGCTGGCTCGACCGCATCCTCCCGGACGTCGACATCGAGGGCGAGGGCCTCCGCGAGCACCAGGACGACGTCGACTGGGCCCACGCGTCCGGTGCCGCCGTCGCGGCCGAGCGGCTCGTCGTGGGCGTGCCGGGGCGCAGGCTCCAGCCCGTCGACCTGAGCGCACCCGCCGGATCCCTCGTGCTCGTCGAGGGCGCGGTGGCCGACCGACGCCTCCTCGGCGCCACGCTGGGAGCCCGGCTCGCGCCCCTGTCCGGTCGCGCGCACGTCGCCGGCCACCCGCTGGCCTCCGAGGCGGGCCGCGTGCTCACGAGCGTCGCGATGGCCGACCTCGGCCGCGTCGACCGGGTCGACTCCGGCGTCACCGTGGGCGACCTGCTGGCCGAGCGCATCGATCTGTCCGAGCCGATGGGACGCCGCCCGGGCGCCCGGGCGCGCCAGGCCGAGTGGCTCGGCCGGATCGACCAGGCGGCCGACGCCGCGGGAGCCCGGCGCATCGGCGCCGACGACCCCGTGGGATCGCTCCTGCCGCTCGAGCGCGCCATCGCCCTGACCGCCGTCGCCGCCGCGGGTCGTGCGCCCGTGCTCGTGCTCGACGTGGTGGATCCGTTCCCGGACGCCGCCGCCGAGCGCGCGTTCCTCGCCGCCCTGCCCGCGCTCGTCCACGAGAGCACGACCGTCCTGCTGGGCGCGCCGTGGTTCCCGGACGAGCACGGGATCCCCGGCAGGCCCACCCTGCGCCTCCGCCTCTCCGCGGACGACGCGCCCGCTCCCGCTCCCGACGCCGTCGAGCGCCCCGACATCGACCAGCCCGTCACGACCGGCAAGGAGACCCGCCGATGA
- a CDS encoding YhgE/Pip domain-containing protein → MTTRSARRRLAVALVAIVPLAVAGLFIGSLSDVAKGVERVPAAIVNQDEIVQQKAADGTESPVLAGRLLVTQLTSDDNQAFDWTITNADEAQRMLDDGEVYAVLTVPKDFSSSIVSLSTDAPKRAEISVKTDDAHGYLTGAATQAVGVGMTSVFGNAITSQFVSGIYTTFGGLEGSLTDAGAGADKLADGATQLSAGATTLGDGITQLGDGVGQSQQGASKLADGLGTYTGGVSQLSSGLDRLQTGAAGLSQVSDGVGQYAGGAGQIAAQVAGLRQQLAANPQSAPIAAQLEPLEQGLDQYAAQGQALATQAAAGIQGVQQGIGQSASGASQLAANGGALVTGARQLSDGLGQLRTGTTAAATGAGDLATGADGLASGATELGTGLTQGAEQIPSLDADQASQASGVVADPVGLTVERENEIGSPGDAIAAIFVPIGLWLGAFATFLVLRPAARRLLASSAATGRVMGRVLARAALIALAQVVLLVALVHAALGLSLALLPATLGFAAVTAAAFTAIHYLLRQAFGRAGLVASLILLAIQAAAMGGVIPLQLVAAPFQAISPFLPLTYAASGMQAIIAGGAPGVAWGSAGVLAVFLLLSLAVSYLVTRRSRRAKSLGLVPGTAPSSVAVAV, encoded by the coding sequence ATGACCACACGCTCCGCACGCAGACGGCTCGCCGTCGCCCTCGTCGCGATAGTGCCCCTCGCGGTCGCCGGCCTCTTCATCGGCTCGCTCTCGGACGTCGCGAAGGGCGTCGAGCGGGTGCCCGCCGCCATCGTCAACCAGGACGAGATCGTGCAGCAGAAGGCGGCGGACGGCACCGAGTCGCCCGTGCTCGCCGGCCGCCTGCTCGTCACGCAGCTGACCAGCGACGACAACCAGGCCTTCGACTGGACCATCACCAACGCCGACGAGGCCCAGAGGATGCTCGACGATGGCGAGGTCTACGCGGTGCTCACGGTGCCGAAGGACTTCTCGTCCTCGATCGTGTCGCTGTCGACGGACGCCCCGAAGCGCGCCGAGATCAGCGTGAAGACGGACGACGCGCACGGCTACCTGACGGGCGCGGCCACGCAGGCCGTCGGCGTCGGCATGACGAGCGTGTTCGGCAACGCGATCACCTCGCAGTTCGTCTCCGGCATCTACACGACGTTCGGCGGCCTCGAGGGCTCGCTCACCGATGCCGGTGCCGGCGCCGACAAGCTGGCCGACGGGGCCACGCAGCTCTCCGCGGGGGCGACGACGCTCGGCGACGGGATCACGCAGCTCGGCGACGGCGTCGGGCAGTCGCAGCAGGGTGCGTCGAAGCTCGCGGACGGCCTCGGCACGTACACGGGCGGCGTCTCGCAGCTCTCCTCCGGGCTCGACCGGCTGCAGACCGGGGCCGCCGGCCTCTCGCAGGTCTCCGACGGCGTCGGGCAGTACGCGGGCGGGGCCGGCCAGATCGCGGCGCAGGTGGCCGGGCTCCGGCAGCAGCTCGCCGCGAACCCGCAGAGCGCGCCCATCGCGGCGCAGCTCGAGCCGCTCGAGCAGGGGCTCGACCAGTACGCGGCGCAGGGGCAGGCCCTCGCGACGCAGGCGGCGGCAGGGATCCAGGGCGTGCAGCAGGGCATCGGCCAGAGCGCGTCCGGCGCCTCGCAGCTCGCGGCCAACGGCGGGGCCCTCGTCACCGGCGCCCGTCAGCTGAGCGACGGCCTCGGCCAGCTGCGCACCGGCACGACGGCGGCGGCGACGGGCGCGGGCGACCTCGCCACGGGCGCCGACGGGCTGGCGTCCGGCGCGACCGAGCTCGGCACCGGGCTCACGCAGGGCGCGGAGCAGATCCCGTCGCTCGACGCCGACCAGGCGTCCCAGGCGTCGGGCGTCGTAGCGGATCCGGTCGGCCTCACCGTCGAGCGCGAGAACGAGATCGGCAGCCCGGGCGACGCGATCGCCGCGATCTTCGTGCCGATCGGCCTCTGGCTCGGCGCGTTCGCGACCTTCCTCGTGCTGCGCCCGGCCGCTCGTCGCCTGCTCGCGTCCTCGGCCGCGACCGGCCGCGTGATGGGGCGCGTGCTCGCGCGCGCCGCCCTCATCGCGCTCGCCCAGGTGGTGCTGCTCGTCGCCCTCGTGCACGCCGCGCTCGGGCTGTCCCTCGCGCTGCTGCCGGCCACCCTCGGGTTCGCCGCCGTGACCGCGGCGGCCTTCACGGCGATCCACTACCTGCTCCGGCAGGCGTTCGGGCGCGCGGGGCTCGTGGCGTCGCTGATCCTGCTGGCCATCCAGGCCGCGGCGATGGGCGGCGTGATCCCGCTGCAGCTCGTCGCCGCGCCGTTCCAGGCGATCAGCCCGTTCCTGCCGCTCACCTACGCGGCGTCGGGCATGCAGGCGATCATCGCCGGCGGCGCCCCGGGCGTGGCATGGGGCTCGGCGGGCGTGCTCGCGGTGTTCCTGCTGCTCAGCCTCGCCGTGTCGTACCTCGTGACGCGGCGCTCGCGCCGGGCGAAGAGCCTCGGGCTCGTTCCCGGCACGGCGCCGTCCTCGGTCGCCGTCGCCGTCTGA
- a CDS encoding putative quinol monooxygenase: MSTTVHLEIQVDESRLADVADVLAETLQATRAFAGNEGLEVLVDDADPARMVVVEQWASTADHDAYVAWRATPEGAARLGEVLAAPPVTRVFSGRIALAL, from the coding sequence ATGAGCACCACCGTGCACCTCGAGATCCAGGTCGACGAGAGCCGACTGGCCGACGTCGCCGACGTCCTCGCCGAGACCCTGCAGGCCACGCGCGCCTTCGCGGGCAACGAGGGCCTGGAGGTCCTCGTCGACGACGCCGACCCCGCCCGCATGGTCGTCGTGGAGCAGTGGGCGTCCACCGCCGACCACGACGCGTACGTCGCCTGGCGCGCCACGCCGGAGGGCGCCGCGCGCCTCGGCGAGGTGCTGGCCGCGCCGCCCGTCACCCGCGTGTTCAGCGGGCGCATCGCGCTCGCGCTGTAG
- a CDS encoding SLC13 family permease, with amino-acid sequence MRTALIGVVLLVVGAVAVATGALPLDDLGVLYERVWPILLFVVAITVVTELASEAGLFTWIAERAAGLGRGRTWALWLATVVLACLCTIFLSLDTTAVLLTPVVVVLARHCGLPPLPFALTTVWLANTASLLLPVSNLTNLLAEHELGGLGPAGFAALTVAPALVAIAVPVLAILVIHRKDLFTLYEVGPPTAPTDRVLLVGSAVVVGLLVPALVSGVEVWIPALAAAVVLAILTAVRRPRVLRLGLLPWQLVVFASGLFIVMEAAQSLGLTAVMAAISGQGQDAAALFRLAGVATLSANAVDNLPAYLALEPVAGSPERLVAILVGVNAGPLITPWASLATLLWHERLVSMGVHIKWSRYMLLGLVVAPLTVGLAMLAFVLTR; translated from the coding sequence GTGCGCACAGCCCTCATCGGGGTGGTGCTCCTCGTCGTCGGCGCCGTCGCCGTGGCCACCGGAGCACTCCCGCTCGACGACCTCGGCGTCCTCTACGAGCGGGTCTGGCCGATCCTCCTCTTCGTGGTCGCCATCACGGTGGTCACCGAGCTGGCCAGCGAGGCGGGGCTCTTCACCTGGATCGCCGAGCGCGCCGCGGGCCTCGGGCGCGGACGCACGTGGGCGCTCTGGCTCGCCACCGTCGTGCTCGCCTGCCTCTGCACGATCTTCTTGTCGCTCGACACGACCGCGGTGCTGCTCACTCCCGTGGTCGTCGTGCTCGCCCGGCACTGCGGGCTGCCGCCGCTCCCGTTCGCGCTCACGACGGTGTGGCTCGCGAACACCGCGTCGCTGCTGCTGCCCGTCTCCAACCTGACGAACCTGCTCGCGGAGCACGAGCTCGGCGGCCTCGGCCCGGCCGGGTTCGCGGCGCTCACGGTCGCGCCCGCGCTCGTGGCCATCGCGGTGCCCGTGCTCGCGATCCTCGTGATCCACCGCAAGGACCTCTTCACGCTCTACGAGGTCGGGCCGCCGACCGCGCCGACCGACCGCGTGCTGCTCGTGGGCAGCGCCGTGGTGGTGGGGCTGCTCGTGCCGGCGCTCGTCTCCGGCGTCGAGGTCTGGATCCCCGCGCTCGCCGCGGCCGTGGTGCTCGCGATCCTCACGGCCGTCCGCCGCCCGCGCGTGCTGCGGCTCGGGCTCCTGCCGTGGCAGCTCGTGGTGTTCGCCTCTGGCCTCTTCATCGTGATGGAGGCCGCGCAGTCGCTCGGGCTCACCGCCGTCATGGCCGCGATCTCGGGCCAAGGACAGGACGCGGCCGCGCTGTTCCGGCTGGCGGGCGTCGCGACGCTCAGCGCCAACGCCGTCGACAACCTGCCGGCGTACCTCGCGCTCGAGCCCGTCGCCGGATCCCCGGAGCGCCTCGTCGCGATCCTCGTGGGCGTCAACGCGGGCCCGCTGATCACGCCGTGGGCCTCGCTCGCGACCCTGCTCTGGCACGAGCGGCTCGTGAGCATGGGCGTTCACATCAAGTGGTCGCGCTACATGCTGCTGGGGCTCGTGGTCGCCCCCCTCACGGTCGGCCTCGCGATGCTCGCCTTCGTCCTCACGCGCTGA
- a CDS encoding alpha,alpha-trehalose-phosphate synthase (UDP-forming) — protein MTPPPSSTPSATEPTTAAAHDGADVEPGAYDLVVVSNRLPVDRVVAADGTTSWRHSPGGLVTALEPVMRANEGAWVGWPGIADHDVEPFVDDGISIIPVTLTEQDLAEYYEGFSNDTLWPLYHDVIAQPSYHREWWDTYVKVNQRFADAAAKAAAPGATVWVQDYQLQLVPKMLREQRPDLTIGFFNHIPFPPYGIYSQLPWRTQIIEGLLGADVIGFQRVADAGNFTRAVRRLFGYTTRGSTVDVPVRGGIPLTVPGTKPSKPVRELRTRQVVAKHYPISIDARSYEEMAKDPAIQERARQIRADLGDPKTILLGVDRLDYTKGIGHRLKAFGELLAEGRVSVEDATLVQVASPSRERVETYKQLRDEIELTVGRINGDYGSISHTAISYLHHGYPKEEMVALCLAADVMLVTALRDGMNLVAKEYVATKHSNEGVLVLSEFAGAADELKAALLVNPHDIEGLKEAILRAIDMPKAEQRKRMRSLRKRVFENDVAAWSSSFLADLGRTHAASIHEGPDEEVVEPLMDEGW, from the coding sequence GTGACTCCGCCACCCTCATCCACGCCCTCCGCGACCGAGCCGACCACGGCCGCCGCGCACGACGGCGCCGACGTCGAGCCCGGCGCGTACGACCTCGTCGTCGTGTCCAACCGCCTCCCCGTCGACCGCGTCGTCGCCGCCGACGGCACCACGTCCTGGCGGCACTCGCCGGGCGGACTGGTCACGGCGCTCGAGCCCGTGATGCGCGCCAACGAGGGCGCGTGGGTCGGCTGGCCGGGCATCGCCGACCACGACGTGGAGCCCTTCGTCGACGACGGCATCTCGATCATCCCCGTCACCCTCACCGAGCAGGACCTCGCCGAGTACTACGAGGGCTTCTCGAACGACACGCTGTGGCCGCTGTACCACGACGTCATCGCGCAGCCGAGCTACCACCGCGAGTGGTGGGACACCTACGTGAAGGTGAACCAGCGCTTCGCCGACGCGGCCGCGAAGGCCGCCGCGCCCGGCGCCACGGTGTGGGTGCAGGACTACCAGCTGCAGCTCGTGCCGAAGATGCTGCGCGAGCAGCGCCCGGACCTCACCATCGGCTTCTTCAACCACATCCCGTTCCCGCCCTACGGCATCTACTCGCAGCTGCCGTGGCGCACGCAGATCATCGAGGGGCTGCTCGGCGCGGACGTCATCGGCTTCCAGCGCGTGGCCGACGCGGGCAACTTCACGCGCGCGGTCCGCCGGCTCTTCGGGTACACGACCCGCGGATCCACCGTCGACGTGCCCGTGCGCGGCGGCATCCCGCTCACCGTCCCCGGCACCAAGCCGTCGAAGCCCGTGCGCGAGCTCCGCACCCGCCAGGTCGTCGCGAAGCACTACCCGATCTCGATCGACGCGCGCAGCTACGAGGAGATGGCCAAGGACCCGGCCATCCAGGAGCGCGCCCGCCAGATCCGCGCCGACCTCGGCGACCCGAAGACGATCCTGCTGGGCGTCGACCGGCTGGACTACACGAAGGGCATCGGCCACCGCCTGAAGGCGTTCGGCGAGCTCCTCGCCGAGGGACGCGTCTCGGTCGAGGACGCCACGCTCGTGCAGGTCGCGAGCCCGAGCCGCGAGCGGGTGGAGACGTACAAGCAGCTGCGCGACGAGATCGAGCTCACGGTCGGGCGGATCAACGGCGACTACGGGTCCATCAGCCACACGGCCATCAGCTACCTGCACCACGGGTACCCGAAGGAGGAGATGGTGGCGCTCTGCCTCGCGGCCGACGTCATGCTCGTCACCGCGCTCCGCGACGGGATGAACCTGGTCGCCAAGGAGTACGTGGCCACCAAGCACTCCAACGAGGGCGTGCTCGTGCTCAGCGAGTTCGCGGGCGCCGCGGACGAGCTGAAGGCCGCGCTCCTCGTGAACCCGCACGACATCGAGGGCCTCAAGGAGGCGATCCTCCGCGCCATCGACATGCCGAAGGCGGAGCAGCGCAAGCGCATGCGGTCGCTCCGCAAGCGCGTGTTCGAGAACGACGTGGCGGCCTGGTCGAGCTCGTTCCTCGCCGACCTCGGGCGCACGCACGCCGCCTCGATCCACGAGGGCCCCGACGAAGAGGTCGTCGAGCCCCTCATGGACGAGGGCTGGTAG
- a CDS encoding sugar phosphate isomerase/epimerase family protein has product MIRVGMSTTCVYPQPVENAFVMAKRAGFDGVEIMVTNDEVTQDADALRAMSEKHGLPILSIHAPVLLLTHFVWGRDPKVKLERSAGLARAVGAPAVVVHPPFRWQAGYAESFLEIVRSIQTETGVEIAVENMFPWQVAGRSMKAYAPGWDPRDMDCDATTLDFSHASLSGQDALEMAKALGPRLRHVHLCDGSGSQDDGRILDEHLLPGRGTQPVAETLRWLAEQGWQGGVVAEVNTRKAKTEEQRLAMLIETREFAQRQLRLDIAPEKTPDAPPAVSGYQRLRTALRRDR; this is encoded by the coding sequence GTGATCCGAGTAGGCATGAGCACCACCTGCGTGTACCCCCAGCCCGTCGAGAACGCCTTCGTCATGGCCAAGCGCGCCGGCTTCGACGGCGTCGAGATCATGGTGACGAACGACGAGGTCACCCAGGACGCCGACGCCCTCCGCGCCATGTCGGAGAAGCACGGCCTGCCGATCCTCTCCATCCACGCGCCCGTGCTGCTGCTCACGCACTTCGTGTGGGGCCGCGACCCGAAGGTGAAGCTGGAGCGCTCGGCCGGGCTCGCCCGGGCGGTAGGGGCCCCTGCCGTGGTGGTGCACCCGCCGTTCCGCTGGCAGGCCGGCTACGCCGAGTCGTTCCTCGAGATCGTGCGCTCGATCCAGACGGAGACGGGCGTCGAGATCGCGGTCGAGAACATGTTCCCCTGGCAGGTCGCCGGCCGCAGCATGAAGGCGTACGCACCCGGCTGGGATCCGCGGGACATGGACTGCGACGCCACCACGCTCGACTTCTCCCACGCCTCGCTCTCCGGCCAGGACGCGCTCGAGATGGCCAAGGCCCTCGGCCCGCGCCTGCGCCACGTGCACCTGTGCGATGGATCCGGCTCGCAGGACGACGGCCGCATCCTCGACGAGCATCTCCTCCCCGGCCGCGGGACGCAGCCCGTCGCCGAGACGCTCCGCTGGCTCGCCGAGCAGGGCTGGCAGGGCGGCGTCGTCGCCGAGGTCAACACCCGGAAGGCCAAGACCGAGGAGCAGCGCCTGGCCATGCTCATCGAGACGCGCGAGTTCGCGCAGCGGCAGCTCCGGCTCGACATCGCGCCCGAGAAGACGCCCGACGCGCCGCCCGCGGTGTCCGGGTACCAGCGGCTCCGCACCGCGCTCCGTCGCGACCGGTGA
- a CDS encoding TetR/AcrR family transcriptional regulator — MTRSPRASAGDELRTIAAARFARDGFQATSLQQIADEAGYSKSSVLYHFASKEALLDALLESTIDALAEIIVRADSIRGDEEARRQFVERFIDFLLLHRHEVALFITQGRSLGHLAVIERANDLVRALGETAGALDSTLDQLRFGVALGGAAYILAASDDWSTNEPLPDDEIRAALVVVVGELLAPLGTRSA, encoded by the coding sequence GTGACCCGATCCCCCCGCGCCTCCGCCGGCGACGAGCTCCGCACCATCGCCGCGGCGCGCTTCGCCCGTGACGGGTTCCAGGCGACCTCGCTGCAGCAGATCGCGGACGAGGCGGGCTACTCGAAGTCGAGCGTGCTCTACCACTTCGCCTCCAAGGAGGCCTTGCTCGACGCCCTCCTCGAGTCGACGATCGACGCGCTCGCCGAGATCATCGTCCGCGCCGACTCCATCCGCGGGGACGAGGAGGCGCGGCGCCAGTTCGTCGAGCGCTTCATCGACTTCCTCCTGCTGCACCGGCACGAGGTAGCCCTCTTCATCACGCAGGGCCGCTCGCTCGGGCACCTCGCCGTCATCGAGCGGGCCAACGACCTCGTGCGCGCGCTCGGCGAGACCGCGGGCGCGCTCGACAGCACGCTCGACCAGCTGCGCTTCGGCGTGGCGCTCGGCGGCGCGGCGTACATCCTCGCCGCGAGCGACGACTGGTCCACCAACGAGCCGCTGCCCGACGACGAGATCAGGGCTGCTCTCGTCGTGGTCGTGGGGGAGCTCCTCGCCCCCCTCGGCACCCGCTCCGCCTGA
- a CDS encoding fructosamine kinase family protein, with amino-acid sequence MAAAGSDGHGDAEAFRKERPDAPRGFFEAEAAGLAWLAEAEPGGGARVVRVIDVAPGRIDLERLVPARPTRQAARALGAALAVTHDAGAPAFGSPPAGLDGPAFIGRQPLSVGDAPAEEGDAGEGWGAWYARERVLPYLRLAVDAGNVASARAADVERACDLVADGRFDDDAPPARIHGDLWSGNVQWTDAGAVLIDPAAHGGHRETDLAMLALFGCPGLDDVMGAYAGTGSLAAGWRARVPLHQLHPLAVHAASHGPAYGDALHDAARAVLRM; translated from the coding sequence ATGGCGGCTGCGGGATCGGACGGGCACGGTGACGCGGAGGCGTTCCGGAAGGAGCGGCCGGATGCGCCGCGCGGCTTCTTCGAGGCCGAGGCGGCCGGGCTCGCGTGGCTCGCCGAGGCGGAGCCCGGCGGGGGAGCGCGCGTCGTGCGGGTGATCGACGTCGCGCCGGGCCGCATCGACCTCGAGCGCCTCGTGCCCGCCCGGCCGACGCGCCAGGCCGCCCGCGCGCTCGGCGCGGCGCTCGCCGTCACGCACGACGCCGGCGCGCCCGCGTTCGGGTCGCCGCCCGCCGGGCTCGACGGGCCGGCCTTCATCGGGCGGCAGCCGCTGTCGGTGGGCGACGCGCCCGCCGAGGAGGGCGACGCGGGGGAGGGCTGGGGTGCCTGGTACGCCCGCGAGCGCGTGCTGCCGTACCTCCGCCTGGCGGTCGACGCGGGGAACGTCGCCTCCGCCCGGGCCGCCGACGTGGAGCGCGCGTGCGACCTCGTCGCCGACGGCCGGTTCGACGACGATGCGCCGCCCGCCCGGATCCACGGCGACCTCTGGTCGGGCAACGTGCAGTGGACGGACGCCGGCGCGGTCCTCATCGACCCGGCCGCGCACGGCGGCCATCGCGAGACCGACCTCGCGATGCTCGCGCTCTTCGGCTGCCCCGGCCTCGACGACGTCATGGGCGCGTACGCGGGCACCGGATCCCTCGCCGCCGGGTGGCGCGCCCGCGTGCCGCTGCACCAGCTGCATCCGCTCGCCGTCCACGCCGCCTCCCACGGCCCGGCGTACGGCGACGCGCTGCACGACGCGGCCCGGGCGGTGCTCCGGATGTGA